Genomic window (Streptomyces cadmiisoli):
GCGCATTCTGGCCGGAGCCACCCTGGTCCAGGGCTACAGCGCCTTCATCTACGAGGGCCCGTTCTGGGGCCGCGCGATCCACAAGGGGCTCGCCGCACGCCTGCGCACGAGCCCGTACGCCACGCTCGCCGACGCGATCGGTGCCGATGTGAGGAAGTCAGGATGACCGTGCTCGAACCCTTCGGTGCCCGACTGCGCCGTGCCATGGACGAGCGGGGCCCGCTGTGCGTCGGCATCGACCCGCACGCGTCGCTGCTCGCCGAGTGGGGCCTGGACGACGACATCGCCGGGCTGGAGAGGTTCAGCCGCACCGTCGTCGAGGCGGTCGCCGACCGGGTGGCCGTCCTCAAGCCGCAGAGCGCCTTCTTCGAGCGCTTCGGGTCCCGCGGCGTGGCCGTCCTGGAGCGGACGGTCGAGGAGGCGCGGGCCGCCGGCGCGCTGGTCGTCATGGACGCCAAGCGCGGCGACATCGGCTCCACCATGGCCGCGTACGCCGAGGCGTTCCTGCGCAAGGACGCCCCGCTGTTCTCGGACGCGCTGACCGTCTCCCCGTACCTCGGCTACGGGTCGCTCGCACCGGCCGTCGAGCTGGCCCGCGAGAGCGGCGCCGGCCTGTTCGTGCTGGCGCTGACCTCCAACCCCGAGGGCGGCGAGGTCCAGCACGCGGTCCGCGGCGACGGGCGGGACGTCGCGGCGACGATGCTCGCGCACCTGGCCGCGGAGAACGCGGGGGAGCGGCCGCTGGGGTCCTTCGGCGCGGTCGTCGGTGCCACGCTCGGCGACCTGTCGTCGTACGACCTGGACATCAACGGCCCGCTGCTCGCCCCGGGCATCGGCGCCCAGGGCGCCACTCCGGCCGATCTGCCCGGGGTCTTCGGGCCCGTGGCGCGCAATGTCG
Coding sequences:
- the pyrF gene encoding orotidine-5'-phosphate decarboxylase, with translation MTVLEPFGARLRRAMDERGPLCVGIDPHASLLAEWGLDDDIAGLERFSRTVVEAVADRVAVLKPQSAFFERFGSRGVAVLERTVEEARAAGALVVMDAKRGDIGSTMAAYAEAFLRKDAPLFSDALTVSPYLGYGSLAPAVELARESGAGLFVLALTSNPEGGEVQHAVRGDGRDVAATMLAHLAAENAGERPLGSFGAVVGATLGDLSSYDLDINGPLLAPGIGAQGATPADLPGVFGPVARNVVPNVSRGVLRHGPDAGALRSAADRFAEEIRAALASA